In Agromyces sp. Leaf222, the genomic window CCACCTGCGTCCAGGACGGATCGTCGCTCATGTCGTGGCCCCCTTCGCCCGAGGCCAGCCGACCACATCCGCCGCGTCGGCTCAACCCCCTTGCGCGGGTGTCGCTCACTCGGCGTCGGTGCCGATCCTCCGTCGTGCGAACGTGTCGAGCCGTTCGCGCTTGGTGCGGACCAGGTGCGCCGCGATGGCCTCCTTCGCCGCGACGGGGTCACGGTTGCGGATGCCCTCGAGCACGGCGTCGTGCTCGAGCATCGACTCGTGCACGTCCTGCCGGTGGAAGGCGTCCTGATCGAAGATGCGCAACCGCACGATCAGGCCCTGCAGCATGGTGATGAGCGTGGCGTTCTCGGAGGCCGCCCAGAGGAGCTCGTGCCAGCGCGCGTGGAGCCGGCGGGCCACGGCGGGGTCCTCCTCCTGCCTGGCCTCGCGCTGCAACTGCGTGAGCTCGGCGAGTTGCAGGTCGGTGCGACGCACGGCTGCGGCCTGCGCGGCGGCCTGCTCGAGCGCGATGCGCACGTCGTAGATGTCGATCACGTCCTCCGGGGTGCCCGACTGGATGCGGTAGCCCCGCAACGAGCGCACGATGAGCCCCTCCTGCTCCAGGCGGTTCAGCGCCTCGCGGATCGGGGTGCGGGACACGCCGTAGAGCTCGGTCAGTCGGCCCTCGACGAGCGGTTCGCCCCAGGGGAAGCGCCCGGCGAGCAGGTCGTCCCGCAACTGCACGTGGAGGGGTGCGCGCGACATGAATGCTCCTCAACTGCTCGGATAGGTGTACGGATCGGATGGATCTGTATACAGAAAGTACATGATCAGCAACACGTGCACACACGACCCTCGCTCGGCCGCATAGTTGTGGAGTCCCACCCGAGTCCCCGAGGAGCGAGCCATGAGCCAGAGCACGACCGACACCGCCACCCAGGTCGACGGCGACGAACGGCGCCCGTCACCGTTCCGGTGGCGCGTCATCGACATCGTCGTCGCCAGCGTGCTCGGCGTCGCGTCCGGGCTCGTGTTCGTGCTCTGGAACATCCTCTCCAACCCGATCAGCGCGCCCGTCGGCGCCGTGCTGCCCGGGCTGCAGGCGATCGTCGGCGGCGGCTGGCTGTTCGCCGGCATCCTCACGGCGCTCGTCATCCGCAAGCCGGGCGCTGCCCTGTTCGGCGAACTGGTCGCCGCTGCGGTCTCGGCGCTCGTCGGCAACCAGTGGGGGCCGCTGACGCTCGAGTCCGGTCTCATCCAGGGCCTCGGTGCCGAGCTCGTGTTCGCGGCGTTCCTCTACCGCCGCTGGAACCTTCCGGTGGCCCTGCTCGCGGGTGCCGTGAGCGGGCTCGCACTGGCGATCAACGACCTCATCCTCTGGTACCCCGGTTCCGGGTCCGCCTTCTCGACCATCTACGTCGTGGCCGCGATCGTGTCCGGTGCGGTGCTGGCCGGCCTCCTCTCCTGGCTCGCGGTGCGCGGCCTCGCCCGCACGGGCGCGCTCAGTCGGTTCGCCTCCGGTCGCGAGGCTCGCACCCGCGAGGCGTGACCATGACGGAATCCGCTCCACAGCACGGTGGCGCCGCGGTCCGCGCCGAGGGCTGGTCGTGGCGCCACGCCGGTCGCCGCGACTGGGCGCTGAGCGACCTCGACCTCGCCATCGAGCCCGGCGAGCGCGTGCTGCTGCTCGGCCCGTCGGGGGCCGGCAAGTCGACGCTGCTGCACGGACTCGGCGGCGTGCTCGGCGGGGCCGACGACGGCGACGAGCGTGGACGCCTGCTGGTCGACGGCGCCAGGCCCGAGCGACGTCGCGACCGCATCGGCATGGTCCTGCAGGATCCGGATTCCCAGGTGATCCTCTCGCGGGTCGGCGACGACGTCGCGTTCGGCATGGAGAACCTCCGCGTGCCGCGAGCCGACATCTGGGGTCGGGTGTCGCGTGCCCTCGACCTGGTGGGCCTGCGCACTCCCCTCGGCCACGACACGTCGGCGCTCTCGGGCGGCCAGAAGCAGCGCCTCGCGCTCGCCGGCGTCATCGCCATGAACCCCGGCCTCATCCTCCTCGACGAGCCGACTGCGAACCTCGACCCCGAGGGCGTGCGAGAGGTGCGCGACGCGATCGCCGAGGTCGCGGCCCGCACCGGCGCCACGCTCGTCGTGATCGAGCATCGAACCGAGGTGTGGCTGCCCGTGGTCGACCGGGTCGTCGTGATGGATGCCGCGGGTCGCATCATCGGCGACGGCGACCCCGACGCGGTGATCGAACGCCAACGCGCCGAGTTGCTCGGCGCGGGCGTCTGGGTGCCCGGCGCGCCGACCCCGACGCTCGAACGCCACCGACAGGGCGCCCAGGTGCCGCTGCTCACCGCGCGCGACCTCGGCGTGGGCCGGGCTGCCACGGGGCTCGCCGCCACGATCGACGTCGAGATCCGGAGCGGCCGCGCCACCGCCGTCGTCGGCCCGAACGGGGCCGGCAAGTCCACGCTCGCACTCACCCTGGGCGGACTGCTGGTCCCCGGCAGCGGGCGACTCGAGGCGGCATCCGGATTCGCGCCGGCACGCCGCCCGGTCGAGCCCATCGCCTGGCGGTCGCGGGAGCTCCTGTCGCGCATCGGCAGCGTGTTCCAGGACCCCGAACACCAGTTCCTCGCCGCCACCGTGCGCGACGAACTCGCGATCGGTCCGCGTGCCCTGAAGCAGGATGCCGCGACGATCGCCCGCACGATCGACGACCTGCTCTCGCGACTCCGCCTCGAGCACCTCGCCGACGCCAACCCGTACACGCTCTCGGGCGGCGAGAAGCGGCGCCTCTCGGTGGCGACCGCGCTCGCGGCCAAGCCGCGGCTGATCATCCTCGACGAGCCGACCTTCGGCCAGGACCGGCGCACCTGGGAGGAACTCGTGAAGCTCATCGCCGAGATCGTCGACGCTGGAACCGCCGTCGTCGCCGTGACCCACGACGAGCCCTTCGTCTCGCTGCTCGCCGACGACGTGCTCGAGCTGCCCGCCTGGGAACCGCGGCCGGCCGAGGTGGCATCGTGACCCGGCGCCTCGACGTGAACCGGGCCAACCCGGTCACCCGGCTCCTCACCGCCCTCCTCATCGCGGTCGCCCTCGTCTTCAGCGTCGACTGGGTGTCGGGCCTGACCGCGCTCACCCTCGAGGTGCTCGTGCTCGCGAGCACCGGCATCCCGTTCCGGCGGTTCCTCAAGCGCAGCATCCCGATCGTGATCGCGGCCGGATTCACGGCGCTGACGATCCTGCTGTACGGCGCCCCGAGCGGTCGCGTCCACGCCGAGTTCCTGCTCGTCGTCGTCAGCGACGGCTCGATCGAGCTCGCGATCGCGACGTTCCTCCGGGTGCTCGCCATCGCGCTGCCGTCGATCATGCTCTTCACGGATGTCGACCCCACCGAGCTCGCCGACGGGCTCTCCCAGGTGCTCCGGCTCCCCGCCAGGTTCGTGCTCGGCGCCCTCGCCGGGTTCCGCCTGATCGGCCTGCTCCACCAGGACTGGACCTACCTCGGTTACGCCCGGCGCGCCCGGGGCGTGGCCGACCACGGCCGTCTCCGCCGATGGACGGGCCAGGCCTTCGCCCTCCTCGTCTTCGCCGTGCGCCGGGGCGCCAAGCTCGCGACGGCGATGGAGGCCCGCGGCTTCGGCGCCTCCCCCGTGCGCACCTGGGCGAGGGAGTCGACGCTGGGAGCACCGGATGCCGCGCTCCTCGCGATCGGCGTCGTCATCAGCGCCACGGCGATCACCGTGGCCGTCGCGACCGGAAGCTGGAACTTCATTGGAGCTCGCTGACCTCGCCACGGGCCTGCGCGCGACGGGCGTGCGCAGCCTGCTCATCGACGGCCGATCCGGCTCGGGCAAGTCGACGATCGCCACCGCGCTGGCGGCACTCTGGCCCGAGGCCGTCGTCATCCGCCTGGACTCGATCTACCCGGG contains:
- a CDS encoding GntR family transcriptional regulator encodes the protein MSRAPLHVQLRDDLLAGRFPWGEPLVEGRLTELYGVSRTPIREALNRLEQEGLIVRSLRGYRIQSGTPEDVIDIYDVRIALEQAAAQAAAVRRTDLQLAELTQLQREARQEEDPAVARRLHARWHELLWAASENATLITMLQGLIVRLRIFDQDAFHRQDVHESMLEHDAVLEGIRNRDPVAAKEAIAAHLVRTKRERLDTFARRRIGTDAE
- a CDS encoding ECF transporter S component, which translates into the protein MSQSTTDTATQVDGDERRPSPFRWRVIDIVVASVLGVASGLVFVLWNILSNPISAPVGAVLPGLQAIVGGGWLFAGILTALVIRKPGAALFGELVAAAVSALVGNQWGPLTLESGLIQGLGAELVFAAFLYRRWNLPVALLAGAVSGLALAINDLILWYPGSGSAFSTIYVVAAIVSGAVLAGLLSWLAVRGLARTGALSRFASGREARTREA
- a CDS encoding ABC transporter ATP-binding protein, whose protein sequence is MTESAPQHGGAAVRAEGWSWRHAGRRDWALSDLDLAIEPGERVLLLGPSGAGKSTLLHGLGGVLGGADDGDERGRLLVDGARPERRRDRIGMVLQDPDSQVILSRVGDDVAFGMENLRVPRADIWGRVSRALDLVGLRTPLGHDTSALSGGQKQRLALAGVIAMNPGLILLDEPTANLDPEGVREVRDAIAEVAARTGATLVVIEHRTEVWLPVVDRVVVMDAAGRIIGDGDPDAVIERQRAELLGAGVWVPGAPTPTLERHRQGAQVPLLTARDLGVGRAATGLAATIDVEIRSGRATAVVGPNGAGKSTLALTLGGLLVPGSGRLEAASGFAPARRPVEPIAWRSRELLSRIGSVFQDPEHQFLAATVRDELAIGPRALKQDAATIARTIDDLLSRLRLEHLADANPYTLSGGEKRRLSVATALAAKPRLIILDEPTFGQDRRTWEELVKLIAEIVDAGTAVVAVTHDEPFVSLLADDVLELPAWEPRPAEVAS
- a CDS encoding energy-coupling factor transporter transmembrane protein EcfT, whose amino-acid sequence is MTRRLDVNRANPVTRLLTALLIAVALVFSVDWVSGLTALTLEVLVLASTGIPFRRFLKRSIPIVIAAGFTALTILLYGAPSGRVHAEFLLVVVSDGSIELAIATFLRVLAIALPSIMLFTDVDPTELADGLSQVLRLPARFVLGALAGFRLIGLLHQDWTYLGYARRARGVADHGRLRRWTGQAFALLVFAVRRGAKLATAMEARGFGASPVRTWARESTLGAPDAALLAIGVVISATAITVAVATGSWNFIGAR